One Fusobacterium ulcerans DNA segment encodes these proteins:
- a CDS encoding DUF4402 domain-containing protein, whose amino-acid sequence MKKLLLLAGLLVIAGSAFTADIQTEASGEVEIFAQVLTDLNIETEPLNFGILGLNDNKTVNPSQTEAGKFIIKGASNTNISLTIEDTIDAENKFKNGQITARLLREGGSNGAAYNDRLVPIIKIYDNGKQLSDSDLSFNIAATGNLHEVKSKEFRVAGDIETRPEQNTGSYKGAIKVTAKYDSWPAATPAK is encoded by the coding sequence ATGAAAAAATTATTATTATTAGCAGGATTATTGGTTATAGCTGGTTCAGCTTTTACTGCTGACATTCAAACAGAAGCAAGTGGAGAAGTTGAAATTTTTGCTCAAGTTCTTACTGATTTAAATATTGAGACTGAGCCATTAAATTTTGGTATTCTTGGGTTAAATGATAATAAAACTGTAAATCCAAGTCAGACTGAAGCTGGTAAATTTATTATTAAAGGAGCATCAAATACAAATATTTCTTTGACAATAGAGGATACTATTGATGCAGAGAATAAATTTAAAAATGGTCAAATTACAGCTAGATTATTGAGAGAAGGTGGGTCAAATGGTGCTGCTTATAATGATCGTTTAGTTCCTATTATAAAAATATATGATAATGGTAAACAATTAAGTGATAGTGATCTTTCTTTCAATATAGCTGCTACTGGAAATTTACATGAAGTAAAATCAAAAGAATTTAGGGTTGCAGGAGATATTGAGACTAGACCTGAACAAAATACTGGTAGTTATAAAGGTGCTATAAAAGTTACTGCTAAATATGATTCTTGGCCTGCTGCCACTCCTGCTAAATAA
- a CDS encoding HAD family hydrolase — MKLLFSDFDRTLYVNRDITQENLDAVNKWQSEGNLFIITTGRHKRSIIEQMKNFNLKPDYYICNNGAVILDKEKNTIFSKCISNQKIEEIVKYICENYENSFEIIEKERVIKIMNDAGIDNHNPADIILDKAHISSIKDVIQLHKKFDTEKRVTELVSDLNTRFRSSLAAYANVLNVDIVSNGVNKSTGIDFVCKELNDIDDILVIGDSYNDIEMVQKYNGFTVEHGNEDIKKIAREIFPDVASLLKKYS; from the coding sequence ATGAAACTACTTTTTAGTGATTTTGACAGGACACTTTATGTAAACAGAGATATCACACAGGAAAATCTTGATGCTGTAAACAAATGGCAAAGTGAAGGAAATCTTTTTATCATTACTACTGGAAGACATAAAAGATCTATCATTGAACAGATGAAAAATTTTAATTTAAAGCCTGATTATTATATCTGTAATAATGGAGCTGTAATTCTTGATAAAGAAAAAAATACAATCTTTTCTAAATGTATTTCAAATCAAAAGATAGAAGAAATTGTAAAATATATCTGCGAAAATTATGAAAATTCTTTTGAAATAATAGAGAAAGAAAGAGTAATAAAAATTATGAATGATGCTGGAATTGATAATCACAATCCAGCTGATATTATTTTGGACAAAGCACATATTTCATCTATAAAAGATGTAATTCAGCTTCATAAAAAATTTGATACAGAAAAAAGAGTCACTGAACTTGTAAGCGACCTTAATACCAGATTTCGTAGTTCACTTGCAGCTTATGCAAATGTTCTCAATGTAGATATTGTTTCTAATGGTGTAAATAAATCTACTGGAATAGACTTTGTTTGTAAAGAATTAAATGATATAGATGATATCCTAGTCATTGGAGATTCATACAATGATATAGAGATGGTTCAAAAATATAATGGATTCACTGTGGAACACGGAAATGAAGACATAAAGAAAATAGCCAGAGAGATATTTCCTGATGTTGCCTCTCTATTAAAAAAATATAGCTAA
- a CDS encoding toxin-antitoxin system YwqK family antitoxin — protein sequence MKKSKLLLIIMILCFSIFELSYSDAKRVEKIENKQIKNNIVYFKNESVPFTGEFRGPGINEEYKSGIKDGFFKGVILDGGKNFIYEGRYVEGIKHGQWVIKYPTGSNRAILRYNYDKPHGQWAYFYETNKIESYENFEDGILSGRVVSYDPKGNVKTQVTYRSGLLDGEAVFFHSPNVLDTTTVFSYGKLNGSIKMFSTDNIPLIEGTYKNNRRENIWKFFYKTGDIKTTVPYKNGLKDGKVIIYDKGGGVVLVSLFKNGNEVDDKGNIIEKSQPFKDAIVERFKKFNRNLKFEKYDKLLSEL from the coding sequence TTGAAAAAATCGAAGCTATTATTGATAATTATGATTTTATGTTTTAGTATATTCGAACTTTCATACTCTGATGCTAAACGAGTAGAGAAGATTGAAAATAAGCAAATAAAAAATAATATCGTCTATTTCAAAAATGAATCTGTCCCTTTTACTGGTGAATTCAGAGGTCCTGGTATCAATGAAGAATATAAATCAGGTATAAAAGACGGGTTTTTTAAAGGCGTTATTTTAGATGGAGGAAAAAACTTCATCTATGAAGGAAGATATGTAGAAGGAATCAAACATGGACAATGGGTTATCAAATACCCCACTGGAAGCAACAGAGCTATCCTCAGATATAATTATGATAAGCCTCATGGGCAATGGGCATATTTCTATGAAACAAATAAAATAGAGAGTTATGAAAATTTTGAAGATGGTATACTTTCAGGAAGAGTTGTAAGTTATGATCCAAAAGGAAATGTAAAAACACAAGTAACATACAGAAGTGGACTATTGGATGGAGAAGCTGTCTTCTTCCATAGTCCAAACGTATTAGATACTACAACTGTTTTCTCTTATGGAAAACTTAATGGTTCAATAAAAATGTTTTCAACTGACAATATTCCTCTAATAGAGGGGACATATAAAAATAACAGAAGAGAAAATATCTGGAAATTTTTCTACAAAACTGGCGATATCAAAACTACAGTTCCATACAAGAATGGTTTAAAAGATGGAAAAGTCATCATCTATGATAAAGGTGGAGGAGTAGTACTTGTATCTTTATTTAAAAATGGAAATGAAGTTGATGATAAGGGAAATATAATTGAAAAAAGCCAGCCATTTAAAGATGCTATTGTAGAGAGATTTAAGAAATTCAACAGAAATCTAAAATTTGAAAAATATGATAAATTATTATCAGAACTTTAA
- a CDS encoding fimbria/pilus periplasmic chaperone encodes MKKLLFIILLLNISILSYSLNFSVAPTGFSVGLNKTSTHEITILNNTTEPLRLNAVFHSDPTFGEKYNLDSNLTIFPKTISLKPAAQQVIRFRVKPDSKLENGEYKSLLTFTEIPAEIKTTAKNNETASNLKFITEINISVYGYKGNLTHKGTLSDVKLAYNGVSAIISASSFSEGNTSLKFSYSLKVQGSNVEASGLFGISAREGNKELNLSTQLAPNLKGKKAKLVITDQNGKVYYDKVHTL; translated from the coding sequence ATGAAAAAATTACTTTTTATCATATTATTATTAAATATCTCAATATTATCATATTCCCTTAATTTCTCAGTAGCTCCTACTGGTTTTTCTGTAGGATTGAATAAAACTTCTACACATGAAATTACAATTTTAAATAATACAACTGAACCACTAAGGTTAAATGCAGTTTTTCACTCTGACCCTACATTTGGAGAAAAATATAACCTTGATTCTAATCTTACTATTTTTCCCAAAACAATATCTTTAAAACCTGCTGCTCAACAAGTCATAAGATTTAGAGTAAAGCCAGATTCTAAGCTTGAAAATGGCGAATATAAAAGTCTGCTCACATTTACAGAAATTCCTGCTGAAATAAAAACTACTGCTAAAAATAATGAAACAGCTTCAAATTTGAAATTTATAACAGAAATCAATATTAGTGTCTATGGATATAAAGGAAATCTTACTCATAAAGGAACTTTATCTGATGTTAAATTAGCTTATAATGGAGTTTCTGCTATTATTTCTGCTTCTTCTTTCTCTGAAGGAAATACATCTTTAAAGTTTTCATATAGTCTGAAAGTTCAAGGTTCTAATGTTGAAGCCTCTGGTCTATTTGGAATATCAGCTAGAGAAGGAAACAAAGAATTAAATTTATCTACTCAATTAGCTCCTAACTTAAAAGGTAAAAAAGCTAAATTAGTAATTACTGATCAAAATGGAAAAGTTTATTACGATAAAGTACACACTTTATAG
- a CDS encoding fimbria/pilus periplasmic chaperone: MKKIFAFLMTFIIGTAAYALNFSVAPTGFKVELQKPVTQEVYIINNTPAPLRIETYMEAAESFEDFNLNNNITVFPKMISIKPGSKQTIRFRVKPDANMTDGEYRSLLIFKEVPQEIKTVIVNDKNNKGLSTELTFITEVAIGVSGIKGKPVIDGTAQNIKVSYAEQILSLKCDTTSKGNTAMRIDYVLENESGKVISEGRLGTSARTGEKKLSTSIEAPELKGKKVKLILKDQNNKTIYSGTNSL; the protein is encoded by the coding sequence GTGAAAAAAATATTTGCATTTTTAATGACTTTCATCATTGGAACTGCTGCTTATGCTCTTAACTTTTCTGTAGCTCCCACAGGTTTCAAAGTTGAACTGCAAAAACCTGTAACTCAGGAAGTGTATATCATCAATAATACTCCAGCTCCACTGAGAATAGAAACTTATATGGAAGCTGCTGAGTCTTTTGAAGATTTTAACTTAAATAATAATATCACTGTATTTCCAAAGATGATATCTATTAAACCAGGTTCTAAGCAGACGATAAGATTCAGAGTAAAACCTGATGCTAATATGACAGATGGAGAATATAGAAGTTTGCTGATATTCAAAGAAGTTCCCCAAGAAATAAAGACAGTAATTGTCAATGATAAAAATAATAAGGGACTTTCTACTGAACTTACTTTTATCACAGAGGTAGCTATAGGAGTATCTGGAATAAAAGGAAAACCTGTAATTGATGGTACAGCACAAAATATAAAAGTATCTTATGCTGAACAAATTCTTTCTCTTAAATGTGATACAACTTCTAAAGGCAACACAGCTATGAGAATAGATTATGTATTGGAAAATGAAAGTGGAAAAGTTATCTCTGAAGGAAGACTTGGAACAAGTGCAAGAACTGGAGAAAAGAAACTTTCAACTAGTATAGAAGCTCCTGAATTAAAAGGAAAAAAAGTAAAACTTATCCTGAAAGATCAAAACAACAAAACAATTTATAGTGGAACAAATTCTTTATAA
- a CDS encoding DNA-3-methyladenine glycosylase, whose product MILNREFYTRDAVTVAKELLGKVLVKKRGRKLFKGRITEVEAYLGAEDKASHSHNNRRTARTEVMYKEGGYSYVFLIYGMYDCFNVTASVKDNPQAVLIRGVEPLDNRELMMAERKVKKEKDISNGPGKLTKALGITKEDNGIDLTDKKSLWIEDDGYIPEKITETTRIGIDYAGEDALKPWRFYITDSIYVSKKVEVNKKEAQK is encoded by the coding sequence ATGATACTGAATAGAGAATTTTATACACGAGATGCTGTAACAGTGGCTAAAGAACTTTTAGGCAAGGTATTGGTTAAGAAAAGAGGGAGAAAACTATTTAAGGGGAGAATAACAGAGGTAGAAGCATATCTGGGAGCAGAGGATAAAGCCAGTCATTCACATAATAACAGGAGAACTGCCAGAACAGAAGTTATGTATAAAGAGGGAGGATATTCCTATGTATTTTTGATATATGGAATGTATGACTGTTTTAATGTGACAGCTTCTGTAAAAGATAATCCTCAGGCTGTTCTTATCAGAGGTGTAGAACCTCTTGATAACAGGGAATTGATGATGGCAGAGAGAAAAGTGAAGAAAGAAAAAGATATATCTAATGGGCCAGGGAAATTAACAAAGGCTTTGGGAATAACTAAAGAAGATAATGGTATTGATTTGACAGATAAAAAAAGTCTGTGGATAGAAGATGATGGATATATTCCAGAAAAAATAACTGAAACTACTAGAATTGGAATAGATTATGCAGGAGAAGATGCTTTGAAGCCATGGAGATTTTACATAACAGACAGTATATATGTATCTAAAAAAGTAGAAGTAAATAAAAAAGAAGCTCAAAAATAA
- a CDS encoding MATE family efflux transporter, whose product MEKIKIKSLMSLTIPIFLELLLVNIVGNIDTIMLGKYSDKAVGAVGGISQVLNIQNVIFGFISLATSILIAQYIGARNRKKIKEVISVSVLFNIALGIVMGLIYFIFWNSILIKIKLPTELIGMGKTYFKLVGGLCVFQAVTLTCGAIMKSHGNPKPMLFVNIGVNLLNILGNGMFIFGWFGMPILGTTGVGISTVVSRGLGCIVGLVVMMRYCKFRFKKKYISPFPFTVIKNLLSIGIPTAGENLAWNVGQLMILSMVNALGTNYIASRTYLMLVATFVMTFSISLGQGTAIQVGQLVGAHEPEEAYKKCFKSLKLSIVLAFVVTSIVVIFKRNIMGIFTSDPAILEISLKVFPLMIILEVGRVFNIVIINSLHAAGDIKFPMFMGIIFIFIVAVLFSYILGIKLGWGLVGIWIANAADEWCRAIAMLLRWKSRKWESKRFV is encoded by the coding sequence ATGGAAAAAATTAAAATTAAATCGCTTATGTCTTTGACTATACCGATTTTTTTAGAACTTCTGCTGGTAAATATTGTAGGAAACATTGACACTATCATGCTGGGAAAATATAGTGATAAAGCCGTTGGAGCTGTTGGAGGTATCAGTCAGGTACTGAATATTCAAAACGTAATATTTGGTTTTATCTCACTTGCTACCAGTATTCTTATAGCTCAATATATTGGTGCCAGAAACAGAAAAAAAATTAAAGAAGTTATCAGTGTGTCTGTCCTTTTTAATATTGCTTTAGGTATAGTTATGGGGCTTATCTATTTTATATTCTGGAACAGTATCCTAATAAAAATAAAACTCCCTACAGAACTTATTGGCATGGGAAAAACTTATTTTAAACTGGTTGGAGGTCTCTGTGTATTTCAGGCTGTAACTCTTACTTGCGGAGCCATAATGAAAAGTCATGGAAATCCTAAGCCAATGCTTTTTGTAAATATAGGAGTCAATCTGCTGAACATTCTTGGAAATGGTATGTTCATCTTTGGATGGTTTGGAATGCCTATACTTGGAACTACTGGGGTAGGAATATCTACTGTTGTTTCAAGAGGTCTGGGATGTATTGTAGGTCTTGTAGTTATGATGAGATATTGTAAATTCAGATTCAAGAAAAAATATATATCTCCATTTCCATTTACTGTTATAAAAAATCTTCTCTCTATTGGAATACCAACAGCTGGTGAAAACCTTGCATGGAATGTAGGACAGCTTATGATACTTTCTATGGTAAATGCTCTAGGTACAAACTATATAGCTTCTCGTACTTATCTCATGCTTGTGGCTACCTTTGTAATGACTTTCTCCATCTCACTGGGGCAGGGAACTGCAATTCAGGTAGGGCAATTAGTTGGAGCTCATGAACCAGAAGAAGCCTACAAGAAATGCTTTAAAAGTTTAAAACTGTCAATAGTCTTAGCCTTTGTTGTTACTTCTATAGTTGTAATTTTTAAAAGAAATATAATGGGAATTTTTACAAGCGATCCTGCAATACTGGAGATATCTTTAAAAGTATTCCCTTTGATGATAATACTGGAAGTAGGAAGAGTATTCAACATTGTTATAATCAACTCTCTCCACGCTGCTGGAGATATAAAGTTCCCTATGTTCATGGGAATAATATTTATTTTTATTGTTGCCGTCCTTTTCTCATATATACTGGGAATAAAATTAGGATGGGGACTTGTTGGAATCTGGATAGCCAATGCTGCTGATGAATGGTGCCGAGCTATAGCTATGCTCCTTAGATGGAAGAGCAGAAAATGGGAAAGCAAACGTTTTGTATAA
- a CDS encoding GNAT family N-acetyltransferase, with the protein MKEYILKNGKKLVIKLAEEKDAEGLLIHINQAGRETDFLGFGKEGYDKNVEQEKAVIKSFTPKNFMLVAVIDGEIIASCSIGSREERVRLKHMGNLGICVQKKAWGLGVGNYLMEYVLEKAKEGGLTKVNLDVRVDNEKAIHLYEKFGFEKEGTIKKCLLIDGIYYDNYIMGREV; encoded by the coding sequence ATGAAAGAATATATATTGAAAAATGGGAAAAAACTTGTAATAAAACTGGCTGAAGAAAAAGATGCAGAAGGGCTTTTGATACATATAAATCAAGCTGGAAGAGAAACTGATTTTCTTGGATTTGGAAAAGAGGGATATGATAAGAATGTTGAACAGGAAAAAGCAGTAATAAAATCATTTACTCCTAAAAACTTTATGCTTGTAGCTGTAATAGATGGAGAAATAATAGCAAGTTGCAGCATAGGATCAAGGGAAGAAAGAGTAAGATTGAAGCATATGGGAAATTTAGGTATATGTGTTCAAAAGAAAGCTTGGGGGCTTGGTGTAGGAAATTATTTGATGGAATATGTTCTGGAAAAAGCTAAAGAAGGCGGACTTACTAAAGTAAATCTTGATGTAAGAGTAGACAATGAAAAAGCTATTCATCTATATGAAAAGTTTGGATTTGAAAAAGAAGGAACTATAAAAAAATGCCTCCTTATAGATGGAATATACTATGATAACTATATAATGGGAAGGGAGGTTTAA
- a CDS encoding GNAT family N-acetyltransferase codes for MIFKVDKKCHGELIEVWEKSVRATHDFLSEKNIEDIKKEIPMYFNAVEMHCTKNSEGRITGFIGTADKKIEMLFVDPEYFGMSFGKTLIKYVMENREIDEVDVNEQNDKALKFYLHMGFEVLSRDEFDSMGNPFPILHMKIKKMA; via the coding sequence ATGATTTTTAAGGTAGATAAGAAATGTCATGGAGAACTCATAGAAGTATGGGAGAAATCTGTGAGAGCTACTCATGATTTTCTTAGTGAGAAAAACATAGAAGATATAAAAAAAGAAATTCCTATGTATTTTAATGCAGTGGAAATGCACTGTACTAAAAACAGTGAAGGAAGGATAACTGGATTTATAGGAACCGCAGACAAAAAAATAGAAATGCTTTTTGTAGATCCAGAATATTTTGGAATGTCTTTTGGAAAAACTCTTATTAAATATGTTATGGAAAATAGAGAAATAGATGAAGTAGATGTAAATGAGCAAAATGATAAAGCTCTAAAATTTTATCTCCATATGGGATTTGAAGTATTATCAAGAGATGAATTTGACAGCATGGGAAATCCTTTTCCAATATTGCATATGAAAATAAAAAAGATGGCGTAA
- a CDS encoding sensor domain-containing diguanylate cyclase, whose amino-acid sequence MYNATLKILYPNNSQLDTAMNNLKMRENFSYDLIKYHNLKDEDIEKANIILVLHSDGYEAEKLKKFMNPNAILIYILEHSILTDKDALFNFVDDIWFSPLSEIEILFRIEKIIDGVKLKKDKNLAENYLNTLINSIPDMVWFKDNAGIHLKVNDAFCSIIGKSREKIEGQDHFTIWDIPRPEYEKGGYICMESEEDVRKAGKTILLYEKVKNRNGFRRLNTYKSPLYDEDGEMMGTVGIAHDITDLENIDIELQLIINTMQFAILICNEHGEIINVNNKFVEYFKIEKDVIVKHNYRNWLKENLTLVTIVDENGCFECNNQKNSKLQVLNCHEKIILDTFQKEIGKLCVFRDITKERELESELIHTSNTDYLTGLYNRRYLYEYMKHFTKVNQIIVLYMDLDNFKSVNDIYGHQMGDEILVLTSSILKKIFPGDLIARIGGDEFLIVSFGEWSIEEIMDKASLLIKDLKEAYINKTNFIHLSSSIGITVAYDKVIDLDELIKQSDIALYEAKKRGKSQIYFLPLE is encoded by the coding sequence ATGTACAATGCAACTTTAAAAATTTTGTACCCTAATAACTCTCAACTTGACACAGCGATGAATAACTTAAAAATGAGAGAAAATTTTAGTTATGATTTAATCAAATATCATAATTTAAAAGATGAGGATATTGAAAAAGCTAATATTATTCTAGTTCTTCATTCTGATGGTTATGAAGCAGAAAAATTAAAAAAATTTATGAACCCTAATGCAATATTAATCTATATCCTGGAGCATAGTATTCTCACTGACAAAGATGCTCTTTTTAATTTTGTAGATGATATCTGGTTTTCTCCACTATCTGAAATTGAAATACTATTTAGAATAGAAAAAATAATTGATGGAGTAAAGCTGAAAAAAGATAAAAATCTAGCTGAAAATTATCTTAATACACTAATAAATAGTATTCCTGATATGGTATGGTTTAAAGATAATGCTGGTATTCATCTAAAAGTTAATGACGCTTTTTGTAGTATCATAGGAAAATCAAGAGAAAAAATAGAGGGACAAGATCACTTCACTATCTGGGATATTCCAAGACCTGAGTATGAAAAAGGTGGATATATTTGTATGGAAAGCGAAGAAGATGTTCGTAAAGCTGGAAAAACTATTTTACTGTATGAAAAGGTTAAAAATAGAAATGGATTCCGCCGTCTAAATACATATAAATCTCCCTTGTATGATGAAGATGGAGAAATGATGGGGACTGTAGGAATAGCTCATGATATTACAGATCTTGAAAATATAGATATAGAGTTGCAGCTTATTATTAATACTATGCAGTTTGCTATACTGATTTGCAATGAACATGGAGAAATAATTAATGTAAATAACAAATTTGTTGAATATTTTAAAATTGAAAAAGATGTTATTGTCAAGCATAACTACAGAAACTGGTTAAAAGAAAACTTAACTTTAGTCACTATAGTAGATGAAAACGGATGTTTTGAATGTAATAATCAAAAGAATTCAAAACTCCAGGTATTAAATTGTCATGAAAAAATAATTTTAGATACATTCCAAAAAGAAATAGGAAAATTGTGTGTTTTTCGTGATATAACTAAAGAAAGAGAATTAGAAAGTGAGCTCATTCATACTTCTAATACTGATTATCTCACTGGATTATACAATCGTCGTTACTTATATGAATATATGAAGCACTTTACAAAAGTCAATCAAATCATTGTTTTATATATGGATCTTGATAATTTCAAATCTGTAAATGACATATATGGCCATCAAATGGGAGATGAGATATTAGTACTCACATCATCTATTCTTAAAAAAATTTTCCCTGGAGATTTAATAGCTCGTATTGGAGGAGATGAATTTCTCATAGTTTCATTTGGAGAATGGAGTATAGAGGAAATAATGGATAAAGCTTCTCTCTTAATAAAAGACTTGAAAGAAGCTTACATAAATAAAACTAATTTCATTCATTTAAGCTCAAGTATAGGTATAACAGTTGCCTATGATAAAGTAATTGATTTAGATGAACTTATCAAACAAAGTGATATAGCTTTGTATGAAGCAAAAAAAAGAGGAAAGTCGCAAATCTATTTTTTACCATTAGAGTAA
- a CDS encoding ABC transporter substrate-binding protein translates to MNFLRKYLLLLIFNFSLIFSFSSTTNDVENIFADEYGYQNEKTSEIPETLNILQGMRVSIIDPAMIKDNYSKRAISLIYDTLFTFDKNGDVKPHLVKNYKWLNERELLIELKSGIKFHDKSILTAKDVKDSLEYLRKNGTLKNFYSEITDIKVLNNKELVIKIAEKDSLFLASLSYEISSIAKRTGKYTVGTGPFFAKSFNGKTLKLENFSDYFDGASNIKKVNIGEEVNETQRLIALFNEKANIALDVTEKAFNSAKEYGIIDEDISVKKSGETETTALMFGKQKNYSIESRRAIESAIQRTADSFFPSTMFTPRLSKVDTDYSTSKAKDNINKAGLKNREVNIMVLNTNTNMEQAEKIKASLESTGMKVNILPHQADSYYIKFQNKDFDLAIFDVTFNRNYTVFNLGKVLLYDIGDMEMYNALQPFLKIIKEEKDKEKRDQVFDKIVQLIYKELPYIPISHGRTLVVGAEKYKYIER, encoded by the coding sequence GTGAATTTTTTGAGAAAATATTTATTATTATTGATATTTAATTTTTCTTTGATCTTTAGCTTTAGCAGTACTACCAATGATGTAGAAAATATTTTTGCTGATGAATATGGATATCAAAACGAAAAAACTAGTGAGATTCCTGAAACTTTAAATATCCTTCAAGGAATGAGGGTTTCAATTATTGATCCTGCTATGATAAAGGATAACTACTCTAAAAGAGCTATCTCTTTAATATATGATACTCTTTTCACTTTTGATAAAAATGGAGATGTAAAACCTCATCTAGTTAAAAACTATAAATGGCTCAACGAAAGAGAGCTCCTTATAGAATTAAAAAGTGGTATTAAATTTCATGACAAAAGTATTCTAACTGCCAAAGACGTTAAAGATTCATTAGAATATCTAAGAAAAAATGGAACATTAAAAAACTTTTATTCAGAAATCACAGATATAAAAGTTTTGAATAACAAGGAACTGGTAATAAAAATTGCTGAAAAAGACAGTTTGTTTTTAGCATCATTAAGTTATGAAATCAGTTCAATAGCCAAAAGAACTGGAAAGTATACAGTTGGTACTGGTCCATTCTTTGCAAAAAGCTTCAATGGAAAAACTTTAAAATTAGAAAACTTCTCAGATTATTTTGATGGGGCTTCTAATATAAAAAAAGTAAATATTGGAGAAGAAGTTAATGAAACGCAAAGACTTATTGCTCTATTCAATGAAAAAGCAAACATTGCCTTGGATGTAACAGAGAAAGCTTTTAATAGTGCAAAAGAATATGGAATAATTGATGAAGATATCTCTGTTAAAAAAAGTGGAGAAACAGAAACTACTGCACTTATGTTTGGAAAGCAGAAAAATTACTCTATTGAAAGCAGAAGAGCTATAGAGAGTGCTATCCAAAGAACAGCAGATTCTTTCTTCCCAAGCACAATGTTTACTCCAAGACTTTCTAAAGTAGACACTGACTACAGTACTTCAAAAGCTAAAGATAATATAAACAAAGCAGGGTTAAAAAATAGAGAAGTTAATATTATGGTTCTTAATACAAACACTAACATGGAACAGGCTGAAAAAATAAAAGCTTCTCTTGAAAGCACTGGAATGAAAGTAAATATTCTTCCTCATCAGGCAGATTCATATTACATTAAATTCCAGAATAAAGATTTTGATCTTGCTATATTTGATGTAACATTTAATAGAAATTATACTGTATTTAATCTGGGAAAAGTTCTTCTTTACGATATAGGAGATATGGAAATGTACAATGCTTTACAGCCTTTCCTTAAAATCATAAAAGAAGAAAAAGATAAGGAGAAAAGGGATCAGGTATTCGATAAAATAGTTCAGCTTATTTATAAAGAACTTCCATATATCCCTATTTCTCATGGCAGAACTCTCGTAGTGGGAGCCGAAAAATATAAATATATAGAAAGATAA
- a CDS encoding fimbrial biogenesis chaperone, giving the protein MKKLSFFTLLVILSVISYSLNFSVMPTGFVVDLDKVSTQEVYITNNTSAPLRLEAYFQGDPNFGENFNLNSNSVIFPKIIAMKPGAKQTIRFRTKPDANMKDGEYKSYLTFKEIPQEIKTILSEDGSNKTAMSTNLQMITEISISVFGQRGKQISKGTLNNLKLNYVGNAITATAVTSSVGNASIKFYYNLKVLNSDVELEGMLGMSAREGKKDIKVSIDPTIDLKGKKIKFTVIDQDGEVYYDKIHNL; this is encoded by the coding sequence ATGAAAAAACTTTCTTTTTTTACTCTTTTGGTAATACTTTCTGTCATTTCTTATTCTCTTAATTTTTCTGTTATGCCTACTGGTTTTGTAGTAGATTTGGATAAGGTTTCTACCCAAGAAGTCTACATTACTAATAATACTTCTGCACCACTTAGATTAGAAGCATATTTTCAAGGTGATCCTAATTTTGGAGAAAATTTTAACCTTAATTCTAATTCTGTAATATTTCCCAAAATAATTGCTATGAAACCTGGTGCTAAACAAACTATAAGATTTAGAACAAAGCCTGATGCTAATATGAAAGATGGTGAATATAAGAGTTATCTTACTTTCAAAGAAATTCCTCAAGAAATAAAAACTATTCTTAGTGAAGATGGTAGTAATAAAACTGCAATGTCAACTAATTTGCAAATGATTACTGAAATTAGTATAAGTGTATTTGGCCAAAGAGGAAAGCAAATATCAAAAGGAACTTTAAATAATTTGAAACTAAATTATGTTGGAAACGCAATAACTGCTACTGCTGTAACTTCATCTGTAGGAAATGCTTCTATAAAATTCTACTATAATTTAAAAGTTCTAAATTCTGATGTTGAATTAGAAGGAATGCTTGGAATGTCTGCCAGAGAAGGAAAAAAAGATATCAAAGTTTCAATAGACCCTACAATAGATCTAAAGGGTAAAAAAATAAAATTTACAGTGATAGATCAAGATGGAGAAGTATATTATGATAAAATTCATAATTTATAA